Proteins encoded in a region of the Solanum dulcamara chromosome 9, daSolDulc1.2, whole genome shotgun sequence genome:
- the LOC129903677 gene encoding uncharacterized protein LOC129903677, whose protein sequence is MVELKKAVAKKSIEAFFQGGYGVLRYQGRLCVSNGIPKYAKYVKDIVANKSRLAEYEMLALIEECSSRIQNKLLTKLKDPRSFTMQIMIGKCINARGLCDLGASINLKPTSMFWKLVFRKPKPTTIMLQLAEHSVDMPDGIIKNALVQVGTLIFLMDFVILDFDPDPEVPFILERPFFAIGGALIDMDASRLTIQTHEKVEVFDIYKEIKFLAICEDM, encoded by the exons ATGGTGGAATTGAAGAAagcggttgccaaaaaatctattgaggctttcttccAAGGGGGATacggtgttttgagatatcaaggccgattgtgtgtTTCAAAT GGAATTCCTAAATATGCCAAATATGTGAAAGATATTGTGGCTAACAAGAGTAGGTTGGCTGAGTATGAAATGCTGGCACTCATTGAGGAGTGCAGTTCAAGAATACAAAATAAGCTACTTACCAAGTTGAAAGATCCTAGGAGTTTCACGATGCAAATCATGATAGGTAAGTGCATCAATGCAAGAGGTTTATGTGATTTAGGTGCAAGTATCAACTTGAAACCTACATCCATGTTTTGGAAACTTGTCTTCAGAAAGCCAAAGCCTACTACTATAATGTTGCAACTGGCAGAACACTCTGTAGATATGCCTGATGGTATTATTAAGAATGCCTTAGTCCAAGTGGGAACTCTCATATTCCTCATGGACTTTGTCATCTTGGATTTTGATCCTGACCCAGAAGTTCCATTCATTTTGGAACGTCCTTTCTTTGCAATTGGAGGAGCATTGATTGATATGGATGCTAGTAGATTGACAATACAGACCCATGAAAAGGTAGAGGTCTTTGATATTTACAAGGAAATAAAGTTTCTTGCAATCTGTGAAGACATGTAA
- the LOC129904264 gene encoding uncharacterized protein LOC129904264: MLCWCLSSFPTPTSKLIRIQQGRLQVIDRSNLLYFWVLRMSTSALVAEKVWKDIESTHSVSDEQLSILHFLFGKNLERAMRIVDQRGVKRILGEPSGRSIFQVVGESKRKEKYVCFAQHYCACYSFFYDIVNRGEQLYCKHQLAARLASSLGACIDVKMSDDHLALMLSQL, encoded by the exons ATGCTTTGCTGGTGTTTGAGTTCGTTCCCTACTCCAACTAGTAAATTAATTCGTATCCAACAGGGCAGGCTACAGGTCATTGACCGGAGCAACCTCCTTTACTTTTGGGTTTTGAGAATGAGCACTAGTGCATTGGTTGCGGAGAAAGTGTGGAAAGATATCGAATCAACTCATTCAg TTAGCGATGAGCAACTCTCGAT ATTGCATTTCTTGTTTGGGAAAAATCTTGAGCGAGCAATGAGAATAGTTGATCAAAGAGGTGTCAAGAGGATCTTGGGTGAGCCCAGTGGCCGTTCCATCTTTCAG GTTGTAGGAGAGTCAAAGAGGAAGGAGAAATATGTATGCTTTGCACAACATTATTGTGCTTGTTATTCCTTCTTCTATGACATTGTAAACAGAGGGGAACAGCTTTAT TGTAAGCATCAATTAGCTGCGAGACTTGCTTCTTCGTTGGGAGCATGTATTGATGTGAAAATGTCTGACGATCACCTTGCTCTCATGCTCTCCCAGCTTTGA